In Vicia villosa cultivar HV-30 ecotype Madison, WI linkage group LG7, Vvil1.0, whole genome shotgun sequence, the DNA window CTACATCTTATGCTTTATTATGTAGGTACCATGTAACAAAAAATGTGAGAACTAAAATTAAGGGTGCATTAGGAAACAAACAAATCAATGATAAATATGGGAAAGTAATTAAACCTAATCAAGTATTGGAATGTGTAATTGATGTCTGGAATATTATGATCAATTCTTCTACAAATGAGTTATATGTCGAATTTTTCATTCATTTCACAAGTGTGTGCGTGAAATATCCGAAAtttttgaaatatgttgaaaCTACGATATTAGACCatgtgaaagagaaaattgtttaTGCATGGACTGATCAAGTTAGACATCTTAGAAATACCAAAACTAATATAGTTGAATTTGTTCATTCCACAATGAAGAACTGGTTGGGAGATAGTAAGAGGAATTTTGGCTTGAATTTGTTCATTCCACAATGAAGAACTGGTTGAGAGATAGTAAGAGGAAATTTGGCTAAGTTAGAAATTAGTGAACAAATGATTAATCTACATCATAATGAGATGCATACATCATTTGGTTGccaaatcaaaatattaaaacataGATTTAAGGGCGAAATATGTATTCATACAAAGTTATGTGGGTAGAGAAAACATGTCCAAATAGCTCTAGTAGTTGAACACATAGAAGAGCATACAGTTTTCCGTGTGCTTGCTTAATAGCCAAGATTATGAAACTTGATAGAAATATATGTATGGTTGAGGTAAACACACATTGGAAAAGGCTTCAATTTGACGATGATGACGTGTTCAAGGATGGTAAATCATATATTTCTATTAGGATATAatgaagggttaaataagtttttggtccctataaaattaccaaatttcgttttaagtccctctaaaattttccttcaaatttcagtccctacaaaatatTCCGTCTAAAGAAATGGTCCCTGACGTTAAAAGCCACTAACGGCTGCTGATGTGTCAAGACAGGTGGAATTTTTTTAAaccattttttaattgttttaatccagCGTGTTATTAAAGGGACAACACAGTGTCATTCCTTTGCAAATCCTTTGCCCTAAttcctcttcttcatcttctgccTCCAttgttcctcttcttcttttgccCTACTTCCTATATCAGTGTCACTTTGTGCTTCTTCTTCGTTCATTCCTTCAAGTTATTCTTCGTCCATCGTGACCTATGTCGTCTGTTTCAGTGAAATCGCGATTTGGTGGTAGGTTTTGTGGGTGTCAAGCTCGGATGGTGATGTATCAATGTAACAATGGAGCAAATAAGGGGAGGTTGTTTTGGAGATGTCCTTACTGGAAGAATGCTGATACTTGTAATCTATTCATATGGGCTGAAGATGTTGGTGAAAAATCTGGAAATGAAGATCTTACCATTAGGAATTCAGAGTTTGATGTCATGGAATCTGtgggatatatgaagtcattgtaTGAGGATGcaaggaagaagaacaagaacttaAAGGCCAAGTTGAAAATATTGGAatatcatggaaaaataaagacGTTGGTTCTTGTTGTGTCCTGTATGATTAATTTGTATTTTGTGTTCAAGTGTAATTACTGAGTTGTTTAGGCTTGTGAAATAATGTAGTCtggttatgtttggttatgtttgGATTTTATGTTTGGAAAAATATTGTAGTTTGGTTATGTTCATTGTTtgatgtatttgtttgatgttcttgttggatGTTCTGGTTTAATGAAATACAATGTAGTTCTTGTTTCAATTTTGTTTGTTATGATACACATaaatgaaaaaccaaagcaactgATAAAATGGTTCATAATACCAAAGCAACTGATACAAAACCAAAGCAACTGATAAAAACCAAAGCAACTGATAAAAACCAAAGCAACTGATAAAACCAAAGCTCTTAGATTCAGTACAAAACAAAAGAGATACATCCAAAAGTGGTTCATAATACATCTTCATAATACAGCTTAGATTCAGTTCAACACAAAAGAGATACTTCCAAAAGTGGTTCATCATACATCACACAAATGTTTCAAAGTAAATAACAAAACAGTAGGACAATTATGGATCACTGAGTCATGCTCTTTTGGATGTCAGCCCATGGCTTGCTCCCACTAGCACTGCTCACAGTAGTGTCTTCATCAGGAATTTCAAGTGGATCATTTTGATCCCTTCCAGGCCCCGGTATATTTTTTGCCTTCAAAGTCCTTAGCCTATCACTCTTTCTAATTGGAGATGCAGCAAGATTGGACTTTTTCCTTGGTGATATCATTACCTTTACCTGTTAAGACAAAAAACAGTTAACAATGGTTTATAAACACAGCATGCCAAGGTACATCAATGTTTGTTACAAACTTACAGGGTCACTCATAGTTGACATAGTTGGCTTGTTGGCAGCTTTGGACACCTTTGGAGCAATGGATGGTTTGACAGTTTTTGGAACCTTGGGGCATTTCCCAATAAAGGTCTTGGGACCAGGTCTTTTACTCTTGACAGGACTAGTATCAATTCTCAATGGTGCAATGTCAAGTATTTCCTCATCATCTAACAAGGCCTCCAATTCATCAGGATCGATTCCACAATACCTTTTCATTGCCTCAGCTGAACTGACAGTGTTTTGTGAATGAGGCACATCTTCATTGGTATGAGGCACATCATTAGCAGGCACATCTTCATTGGTATGAGGCACACCATTAGCTTGATTCTCACTTACAGCTTCATTGGTATGAGGCACATCATTAGCAGGCACATCATTAGCAGGCACATCATTAGATTGCACATCATTAATTTGCACACCTTCAGCTTGATTCTCATTGCTATGAGGCACATCTTCAGCTTGATTCTCATTGCTATGAGGCACATCTCCAGCTTGCACATCTTCAGCCTGATTCTCACTTACAGCTTCATGTTGTGGCACATCATTAGTTTGCACAGAAGCCTTTGACTTCTTTGATTTCCCTCCTACATTTGCAGTAGACTTTGACTTCTTTGATTTCCCTCCTACATTTGCAGTAGACTTTGACTTCTTTGATTTCCCTCCTATTTGCACAGAAGCCTGCAACCAATGTAATTGTaagaaaatcaaccaaaataacTGTAACCAATTTAGTTCAATTACTTACCCTTTTTTTGACTCCAGAAGTTCCCACATTAGGTGTTTGGCTTCCTTGGGTGGGTGCAACACCTGTTGGTACATCTGTTGGTACATCTCTTGATACATCTCTTGGTacatctcttggtacttcaccaACAATAACTGCTAGCTGTTTGTTTTTCTTACAAGTCCTTTTGTTATGTCCATATTCAAAGCAAATCTTGCACCTATGACTTGTGTTAGTCCTTTGCCACCTTGTTTGACTTTCTTCATCAGCCTCTCTTCTTCTCAATTTCTTTGGTCTGCCAGGGCCTCTCTTATAACTAGGTGGCAAGATTTCAGGGTCAGTGGTCTTTGGCCATTTGTTTTGGCCATTAATAGGACTGATAACTTCATTGTAACATGTTACATAGGTAGACTTATGATAACACTTGTGTACATAGTTAATGGGGTTATCTACCTTCCTATGAATGGCTGCAACAGCATGTCTACATGGGATCCCTACCAAGTCCCAAAAATTACAAGAACATGTATGTTTTGCCAAGTCCACAACAAAACTATCTGTGAACATTACATGAGTAACCTGAAATGTTAATCTACCTGCATAAGTGGGCAGCCAACTAGCACTTTTTTCTATCTCCCTATCTAACCTTCTAAGTGGCTTAGACATAATCACTCCTTTGTAATTCTCTACCTTCTCCCTAAGAGTGGCAAACCTACCCATTAGATAGTTCCTAATCCATTCAAACATGGTTAGTATAGGTTTATCCCTTTGCATCAAAATAGTAGCATTAAAAGATTCACTTAGGTTGTTCATAAGAACATCACACTTAGAGTAGAAGGGAAAGGCATGCTTACACCACTTATTCTTGGGAATAGCATTCATCCATTCATAGGCATCTGGATTTGCCTCTTTAATTTGATTCATCTTAGCCGCATGGTCTTCAAAATAGGTTGCCTTTGCTGCAGCCATTATTAGATCTCTATAGAGTGTACCACCCCCAAACTTCTTCTTGAAGTTAGCATACAAATGTCTTAAGCAAAACCTGTGCTCAAATTCAGGATAGTCTTCCTCAAATACATTCACCAATCCCTGCATATAAAGACCTAAGTTAATACTTAAAATCACATATAATCACATATAAGGAAATAAAGATTAACAAATAACACCTTTTGCTGATCAGAAATGAAGCAACACCTATTATCAGAACCTATGTCTTCAAGAAGCAACCTCATAAACCAGCTCCAAGAGTCTCTACACTCAGTCTCCACAACACCAAAGGCAAGTGGAAGATACTGATCATTAGCATCCCTACTGACAGCTATCAACAATATTCCACCATATTTGTTCTTTAAGTGACAACCATCCAATCCTATGAAAGGTCTACAACCATTCTTGAATGCTCTCTTTGTACCATCAAAGCACATGTAGCACCTTTCAAACTTAGGTGGCAAACCAGAAATGTTCAACTTAAATGTATTACCTATACATGCCCTTCTCAATTCAGCTCCATATGACCATAACATAGTGTACTGCTTGGCTGAGTCACCTTCAACAACCCTTCTAGCTATTTGCCTTGCTTTGAAAGCCCTACATCCAGTAATTTCTGTGGCAAACCTCAATCTAACATCAGAAACAATCTCATTCAATTTCATACCTGAATTGTTCTTCAACTTGTCCACAATTATTCTAGACACCCAATCAGCATTAGCATTCTTGTTGAAGAACTTCCTTCCACATTTGTGCTTCTGAATTAAAGTCTTAATCCTGAATGATTCAGTTCTCAACACTCTACTGCATAAAACAGTGTAACCACATTGTTGTTTATCCTTACAAATAACCCTGCACCTTTCCCCATCATTCTTGGCAAACTTAACTTCCCTCCCATTCAACACATTGTGTTCCAGTACAGCCTTTTTAAATTGCTTCAGAGATGAAAATTCCATTCCAACCTTGAACTTAAATTCCTTTCTAAGTTTTTCATCATCCCTAAACTTTACCATTGAAGGCCTACCACCATCACTATCATCATCTGCCCCACTATCAAGCTCATCTGTTAAGTAGTCATCATCAATTATGTGTTCCCTTTCCATCTCTGCTGTCATCATTCCTGTATGTATACCACCTGCACCACTTTCTGTTCCACCTGCACCATTTTCTATTCCACCTGCACCATCTTCTACTCCACCTGCACCATCTTCCACTCCACCTGCACCAGAATTGTTGATCTCTTCACCTACATCTTCATCATTATCATTCATCCTCTCCTCTTCACTATCTTCAAAATGTATGCCATCCAAAGAGTCTTCACTTGATTCACTATCTTCACTATCTTCTGAATTAACATTGTCTTTTGGCTCAGTATATATCTCAATATCAGACTTTGTTTCCTCAGCACACATAGCTAACAATGTTGCATCCTCATCATTAACAAGTGGTTTTAGATCATTTTCAAGTGAGCCATGTTCGGACTTCCACCACATTTTCACATCTTCCTTTATAAATGAAGCATCCAAAGACTTAAGTAAATCACATGCTTCAAAATATGACCAGAAATCTGGGTCCTGACCAGCTATAGCAAAAACATCGCCCCCTTCATATGATACCCCTTCATCTCTTACAAATTTGCCATTGGTAAAAAAGACAACCTTAAATAACCCCATTCCCTACACATTTCAATGGTATATCAGACAAAAATAGAACCCTAAATACTGCATGCAAGGAACGCACAACCCTAAACAAGTTTCAAGACAGAAATGTCGCAATTATTAAACAATAGAATCAGAAAGTGGGACTTACCTTGTCGTTTTTTGGGACCGGAGCAGGAGCAGGAGTTGTCGTTGTTGGGACCACTTGAATGAAAGGGACAAGAATGGATGAGAGAAGAGGGACCACGATGAAGATTAGAGAAAGAGGAGGgaccagaagaagaagatcatctTAAAGATAAGGctggattaaaacaattaaaaaatggtTTAAAAAAATTCCACCTGTCTTGACACATCAGCAGCCGTTAGTGGCTTTTAACGTCAGGGACCATTTCTTTAGACGGAatattttgtagggactgaaatttgaaggaaaattttagagggacttaaaacgaaatttggtaattttatagggaccaaaaacttatttaaccctataatGAAAGGTGATTcaataaatatatttgaaaacTAATTATAACTTGAAGTTTCACGTCAAAGAGACAATACAAAAGATAGCCTATCTATGAATCACTTATATGAAACCACCCACAAAAGTAGTATAAACAAAGGATTCTCCTAAAAAGGTCAAACCAACACCCAGTGATAATTCAACCGAGTGATCACCATCCTATTTTGAACATGTCGACTCACTTTATTCAAATTCTCCATTTTCATAATCCAAAAAAGTTATATTAAGGGTGCTTGCATCGACAAACTCTCACATGCCCACCTTTACCTTAAAAACACATTAAGGAGATGCCTATTTTAATGGACAAATACATTGACTGAAATGTAAACGTTAAAGGTGATGGCAACTGCGGACTTCACATTGTTTCAGCTTTGCTAGATAAGGGAGAGGAGAATCATACACTTTTCTTCTGATATCTTATCAAAGAGTTAAAGGCCCATAAGGAATATCACTCGAGGTTATACGAGAATAAAAAGTACAATATGATGTAATTCACGATGCTCTAATTCCTTGTATTAATGACCCTACACTAGAGAAAAACTGGATGCATTTCTTTGAAATGGGTCACCTTGTAGAAAGTGTGTATAATAGAGTTTGTATCGATCTATCAAGATATAGTTTCTTAGAGAAAATATTCCACTATGAAGTGGCCAACCAAAAAATTATGTAGGGGGGATTatttgaaaccagaatgtcctctaCCACGAATATCTCCCGAATGGACATCTCACTCCAAAAACAAAGTAGAAACTTGGTCTTACACTTTTTTTGGATATGATGTAAGAATTTTACGAATTGATTGATAGTGAAAAAgagtcaaataaaaaaaaatctaaggtGAAAGTACCTATAGATTTAGGCGATGACACAATTTTTTATATCGTTTAGCTTATATCTTACATTATGTGTATAAACATTAGTATTTTCATACATGTAACATTGAcacaatttttgtgtgttttagtTTGTATCTTACAATGTGTATATAAACTTTAGAATTTTCATTAGTACTGTTTTTAATATTCTGCTTAAAACTTTTATTAAACGAGTACTTGGTTTTTTAAATAGAAACCAAGATGTGTCCGGATACCATTCTCTAGACAAAGCAATGAGCAACAATTTACACATATTTGTATTAGGTTGCAGATCAGGGTGTgtccatataacaatatccaaac includes these proteins:
- the LOC131619952 gene encoding uncharacterized protein LOC131619952, which translates into the protein MVQGGVVRLGDNKACKVHGIGTVKLKMFDDRELLIHNMRYVPEFKRNFVSISMFDDLGYCTRVEHGVLKILHDELIIAKESNICVSEEYNEFYRNQGIKTAELLLSFWGKSEVKTTYLVGREIFKRENSENQGKNLVKTITEKTQFEVEFSIMDTSCSEETTTEISDYHLTRDKEENGNWKKVDASGKIKIQGLFEFDQDDLLLLVPPLSLIFIVVPLLSSILVPFIQVVPTTTTPAPAPVPKNDKGMGLFKVVFFTNGKFVRDEGVSYEGGDVFAIAGQDPDFWSYFEACDLLKSLDASFIKEDVKMWWKSEHGSLENDLKPLVNDEDATLLAMCAEETKSDIEIYTEPKDNVNSEDSEDSESSEDSLDGIHFEDSEEERMNDNDEDVGEEINNSGAGGVEDGAGGVEDGAGGIENGAGGTESGAGGIHTGMMTAEMEREHIIDDDYLTDELDSGADDDSDGGRPSMVKFRDDEKLRKEFKFKVGMEFSSLKQFKKAVLEHNVLNGREVKFAKNDGERCRVICKDKQQCGYTVLCSRVLRTESFRIKTLIQKHKCGRKFFNKNANADWVSRIIVDKLKNNSGMKLNEIVSDVRLRFATEITGCRAFKARQIARRVVEGDSAKQYTMLWSYGAELRRACIGNTFKLNISGLPPKFERCYMCFDGTKRAFKNGCRPFIGLDGCHLKNKYGGILLIAVSRDANDQYLPLAFGVVETECRDSWSWFMRLLLEDIGSDNRCCFISDQQKGLVNVFEEDYPEFEHRFCLRHLYANFKKKFGGGTLYRDLIMAAAKATYFEDHAAKMNQIKEANPDAYEWMNAIPKNKWCKHAFPFYSKCDVLMNNLSESFNATILMQRDKPILTMFEWIRNYLMGRFATLREKVENYKGVIMSKPLRRLDREIEKSASWLPTYAGRLTFQVTHVMFTDSFVVDLAKHTCSCNFWDLVGIPCRHAVAAIHRKVDNPINYVHKCYHKSTYVTCYNEVISPINGQNKWPKTTDPEILPPSYKRGPGRPKKLRRREADEESQTRWQRTNTSHRCKICFEYGHNKRTCKKNKQLAVIVGEVPRDVPRDVSRDVPTDVPTGVAPTQGSQTPNVGTSGVKKRASVQIGGKSKKSKSTANVGGKSKKSKSTANVGGKSKKSKASVQTNDVPQHEAVSENQAEDVQAGDVPHSNENQAEDVPHSNENQAEGVQINDVQSNDVPANDVPANDVPHTNEAVSENQANGVPHTNEDVPANDVPHTNEDVPHSQNTVSSAEAMKRYCGIDPDELEALLDDEEILDIAPLRIDTSPVKSKRPGPKTFIGKCPKVPKTVKPSIAPKVSKAANKPTMSTMSDPVKVMISPRKKSNLAASPIRKSDRLRTLKAKNIPGPGRDQNDPLEIPDEDTTVSSASGSKPWADIQKSMTQ